A portion of the Aquila chrysaetos chrysaetos chromosome 4, bAquChr1.4, whole genome shotgun sequence genome contains these proteins:
- the SLA gene encoding src-like-adapter codes for MGNTVKTPRASEETNVPSQTGQESDFLAVLYDYPSADISQPIFHVGEKLRVLSDEGGWWRVHSLTTGRENYIPGKYVAKVYHGWLFEGLGREKAEELLQLPNTKVGSFMIRESETRKGLYSLSVRHRQVKHYRIFRLPNNWYYISPRQTFQCLEDLVNHYSEVADGLCCVLTTPCLTQCTNNNSVMNQVPPVVMRNKNFNWRNIHRLEVTEDTESTLAAMDDSCLSYGLRESIASYLSLTGDDNASFASTRKKKAQSLIYTGSKRKSTLHLPPTYYED; via the exons GTCAGGAGAGTGATTTCCTTGCTGTCCTCTATGACTATCCTTCAGCAGACATAAGCCAACCTATATTTCACGTAGGGGAAAAACTACGTGTGCTATCAGA CGAAGGAGGCTGGTGGAGAGTCCATTCCCTTACAACAGGTCGAGAAAACTATATTCCAGGAAAATATGTAGCAAAGGTTTACCATGG CTGGTTATTTGAagggctgggaagagaaaaagcagaggaactTCTACAGCTACCCAACACCAAGGTCGGCTCCTTCATGATCAGAGAGAGTGAAACTAGGAAAG GGTTATATTCCTTGTCGGTGCGGCACAGGCAAGTGAAACATTACAGGATCTTCCGCCTTCCAAATAACTGGTATTACATCTCTCCACGGCAAACCTTTCAGTGCCTTGAAGACCTTGTGAATCACTACTCAG AAGTTGCTGATGGTCTCTGCTGTGTCCTTACAACACCTTGTCTTACCCAGTGCACTAACAACAACAGCGTAATGAATCAAGTTCCTCCTGTGGTGATGCGGAATAAAAACTTCAACTGGAGAAATATTCACAG GCTGGAGGTGACTGAAGATACTGAAAGCACCCTGGCAGCAATGGATGATTCTTGTCTCAGCTATGGCCTGAGGGAAAGTATTGCTTCCTACCTCTCCTTAACAGGGGATGACAATGCTTCTTTTGCAAGtaccagaaagaagaaagcccAATCTCTTATATACACAGGGAGCAAACGTAAGAGTACCCTTCACTTGCCACCGACATACTATGAAGACTAA